The following are encoded in a window of Impatiens glandulifera chromosome 5, dImpGla2.1, whole genome shotgun sequence genomic DNA:
- the LOC124937661 gene encoding metal-nicotianamine transporter YSL1-like — translation MELDQENGRCSKEEVEDNNNNNNNNTKSSNSTSDETEVISTEEGSWNKIPPWKKQVTARGVIASFVIGGIYSIIAMKLNLTTGLTPNLNVSAALLAFIFMRTWTKIATKFKFFDSSPFTRQENTMIQTCVVACYGIAVGGGFGSYLLGLNKKTFELTGGTSMEGNSPGSYKEPGIGWMTAYLFLACFIGLFVLIPLRKILIIDYQLTFPSGLATAVLINGFHNREEETAKKQVGGFVKFFSFSFIWGFFQWFYIGKESACGFLQFPTFGLQAYKNSFYFDFSMTYVGTGMICPHLVNLSLLLGAVLSWGIMWPLIERKEGDWFPPNTTHSSMKGLNGYKVFISVALLLGDGLYHFIKVISITLINVQHRFRLRSNLLILISRSSSRSGPANINEQLDDGGRSIITKHQHHQHSNNNKDVVFLRESIPMWVGAAGYSLFAILSSILIPLLFSEVRWYYVIIAYSLAPSLAFCNAYGAGLTDINMAYNYGKIGLFVLAAMAGKEHGGVVAGLVGCGLIKSVVNVSCILMQDLKTSHITMTSPRAMLISQAIGTAIGCLLSPLSFLLFYKAFDVGNPEGEFKAPYAVIYRNMAILGVEGFSALPTHCLQLCYGSFAFAVALNLVKDLSPPRIARWMPLPMAMAVPFLVGAYFAIDMCVGSLLVLLFHKLMNKAKAELMVPVVASGLICGEGLWSLPASILSLAKINPPMCMKFLSS, via the exons ATGGAATTAGATCAAGAGAATGGAAGGTGTAGCAAGGAGGAAGttgaagataataataataataataataataatacaaagagTAGTAATAGTACTAGTGATGAGACGGAAGTAATATCGACGGAGGAGGGGTCCTGGAACAAGATTCCGCCGTGGAAGAAGCAGGTAACAGCAAGGGGAGTGATTGCGAGCTTCGTGATTGGTGGGATATACAGCATCATCGCTATGAAATTGAACCTCACCACCGGTCTCACTCCAAACCTCAACGTCTCCGCGGCTCTTCTAGCATTCATATTCATGCGTACATGGACTAAAATTGCTACCAAGTTCAAATTCTTCGACTCTTCTCCCTTTACCAGACAAGAGAACACCATGATTCAGACATGCGTCGTAGCTTGTTACGGCATAGCAGTAGGAG GGGGATTTGGATCTTATCTGCTGGGGTTGAACAAAAAGACTTTTGAGCTAACAGGCGGCACCAGTATGGAAGGCAACTCTCCGGGGAGTTACAAGGAGCCTGGAATTGGGTGGATGACAGCCTACCTTTTTCTTGCATGTTTCATTGGCCTCTTTGTTCTCATTCCTCTCAGAAAGATTCTTATTATCGATTACCAGCTGACTTTCCCAAGCGGATTGGCCACCGCGGTTCTAATTAACGGTTTCCATAACCGCGAAGAAGAGACTGCCAAGAAGCAAGTCGGAGGCTTTGTCAAATTCTTCTCTTTCAGTTTCATTTGGGGCTTTTTCCAGTGGTTTTACATAGGAAAGGAGAGTGCTTGCGGATTCCTCCAATTTCCGACCTTTGGATTGCAAGCATACAAGAACAG TTTCTACTTTGATTTCAGCATGACATACGTGGGAACTGGAATGATATGCCCGCACCTTGTGAACCTGTCTCTGCTCTTAGGAGCTGTTCTGTCATGGGGAATCATGTGGCCTCTAATTGAAAGGAAGGAAGGAGACTGGTTCCCTCCAAATACCACTCATTCCAGCATGAAAGGCTTGAATGGCTACAAG GTATTTATTTCTGTAGCTCTCCTTTTGGGTGATGGGCTCTACCATTTCATCAAGGTCATTTCCATTACTCTCATAAACGTTCAGCACAGGTTCAGGTTAAGGTCCAATCTTCTTATTCTAATTAGCCGCAGCAGCAGCCGTTCCGGCCCAGCAAACATAAATGAACAATTAGATGACGGTGGAAGATCAATAATTACTAAGCACCAGCATCATCAgcatagtaataataataaggatGTGGTGTTCTTAAGAGAAAGCATACCCATGTGGGTAGGAGCTGCCGGATACAGTTTGTTTGCTATCCTCTCCTCAATCTTGATTCCACTACTTTTCTCGGAGGTGAGATGGTACTACGTGATCATCGCCTACTCTCTGGCCCCCTCCCTGGCATTCTGCAACGCCTATGGGGCGGGGCTCACGGATATTAACATGGCCTACAACTACGGAAAGATAGGGTTGTTTGTCCTTGCGGCCATGGCCGGAAAGGAGCACGGGGGAGTGGTGGCGGGCCTGGTAGGGTGCGGTCTCATAAAGTCGGTGGTGAACGTGTCTTGCATACTCATGCAAGACCTGAAGACGAGCCATATAACCATGACCTCTCCTCGGGCCATGCTCATAAGCCAGGCCATAGGGACGGCAATTGGCTGCCTCCTTTCCCCACTAAGCTTCTTACTCTTCTACAAGGCCTTCGACGTGGGCAACCCCGAGGGCGAGTTCAAGGCTCCTTACGCTGTCATATATAGGAACATGGCCATCCTAGGGGTGGAGGGATTCTCTGCATTGCCAACTCATTGCTTGCAGCTCTGCTACGGCTCCTTCGCCTTTGCCGTAGCATTAAACCTGGTCAAGGACCTGTCCCCGCCCAGGATAGCCCGATGGATGCCTCTTCCCATGGCCATGGCCGTCCCATTCCTGGTCGGGGCATACTTTGCCATAGATATGTGCGTCGGGAGCCTGCTAGTGCTGCTCTTCCACAAACTCATGAACAAGGCCAAGGCGGAACTGATGGTACCCGTCGTGGCCTCTGGCTTGATATGCGGGGAAGGACTCTGGTCCCTTCCCGCGTCCATACTTTCATTGGCTAAGATCAATCCCCCAATGTGCATGAAATTCCTCTCATCATAG
- the LOC124940370 gene encoding calponin homology domain-containing protein DDB_G0272472-like: MELSYVSHKKSITLPTPTWKMYENPLYTTNNHNTQEEHDPHPPFASSSAGIINNNNNNNNNNNTGTAPSTNHHHPAAVQPVLPKIHILHLPISARKIAASFWDLSTFMKVRPVMESTQLKMVDQVVKEEVEVERRWRKKLESHNKKLGRELSEERKRREAVERVCAQLAGEVSEEICRFKMEMEEERKMMRMADLFREERVRIKLAEARFLMEEEKLIIDREFWTQKKKKKKKRVVGGGLMMMML; the protein is encoded by the coding sequence ATGGAATTATCCTACGTCTCGCATAAAAAATCTATTACCCTGCCAACCCCCACCTGGAAAATGTACGAGAACCCATTATATACTACTAATAATCATAATACCCAAGAAGAACACGATCCACACCCACCCTTTGCTTCTTCCTCTGCtggtattattaataataataataataataataataataataatacaggTACAGCTCCCAGTAccaatcatcatcatccagcAGCTGTACAGCCTGTACTACCCAAGATCCACATTCTCCATCTCCCCATCTCCGCCAGAAAGATTGCAGCTTCGTTCTGGGATCTGTCGACCTTCATGAAGGTGCGGCCGGTGATGGAATCGACCCAGCTGAAGATGGTCGATCAAGTAGTGAAGGAGGAGGTGGAGGTTGAAAGGAGATGGAGGAAGAAGTTGGAATCCCATAACAAGAAACTGGGGAGGGAGTTGTCGGAGGAGAGGAAGAGGAGGGAGGCTGTGGAGAGGGTATGCGCACAGCTGGCGGGAGAGGTTTCAGAGGAGATTTGCCGCTTCAAGATGGAGATGGAGGAGGAGAGGAAGATGATGAGGATGGCCGACCTTTTCAGGGAGGAGCGCGTTCGAATCAAGCTTGCAGAGGCCAGATTCCTCATGGAGGAGGAGAAGCTAATTATTGATCGTGAATTTTGGacacaaaagaagaagaagaagaagaagagagttGTAGGGGGGGgattaatgatgatgatgttatga